A section of the bacterium genome encodes:
- a CDS encoding UDP-N-acetylglucosamine--N-acetylmuramyl-(pentapeptide) pyrophosphoryl-undecaprenol N-acetylglucosamine transferase, with translation MRAVFAGGGSAGHLSPSVAIAQRFLRLAEDAEVLFFGAKRELDRKVLAPYPHRLLSATGLPYGLSPRTVISLGKMAWAGMEALGTLRRFRPQVLVGTGGYVTAAAASAAGLLHLPCVLHASDALPDRTTVKLARMAHTITVAFEAAAAFFPADKVVVTGQPVREEFLSGNRETARAELGLAPDDFLFLVTGGSQGARKLNDATLGAAPRLLAAGIKIQHQTGGLDFERVQQVASDQAFGHNYHPFAFHGELWRLLAAADLVMIRAGASSLAEAAAWSLPMVVVPGAFAHGHQKHNATELVSRGAAHMVEDADLTAGLLADLVLELVGDPARRAAMAGAAGGWGSRTAAEKVAELALAAAQTCQSRNQRLQ, from the coding sequence ATGCGGGCGGTCTTCGCCGGCGGCGGCAGCGCCGGGCACCTGTCCCCCTCGGTGGCCATCGCCCAGCGCTTTCTGCGGCTGGCGGAGGACGCCGAGGTGCTCTTCTTCGGCGCCAAGCGCGAGCTGGACCGCAAGGTCCTCGCCCCCTACCCCCACCGTCTCTTGAGCGCCACGGGCCTGCCCTACGGGCTCTCCCCGCGGACGGTCATCTCGCTGGGCAAGATGGCCTGGGCCGGCATGGAGGCGCTGGGGACACTGCGGCGCTTCCGTCCGCAGGTGCTGGTGGGCACAGGGGGTTACGTGACGGCAGCGGCAGCTTCCGCGGCCGGCCTGCTGCACCTCCCCTGCGTGCTTCACGCCTCGGACGCGCTGCCCGACCGGACCACGGTCAAGCTGGCGCGCATGGCGCACACCATCACGGTCGCCTTCGAGGCCGCCGCGGCCTTCTTCCCGGCCGACAAGGTGGTCGTGACGGGCCAGCCGGTGCGTGAGGAGTTCCTGTCCGGTAACCGCGAGACGGCGCGGGCCGAACTGGGCCTCGCGCCGGACGACTTCCTGTTCCTGGTGACCGGGGGCAGCCAGGGCGCCCGCAAGCTCAACGACGCTACGCTGGGCGCGGCGCCGCGCCTGCTGGCCGCCGGCATCAAGATACAGCACCAGACGGGCGGTCTGGACTTCGAGCGCGTCCAGCAAGTCGCCTCCGACCAGGCCTTCGGTCACAACTACCACCCCTTCGCCTTCCATGGCGAGCTGTGGCGGCTGCTCGCGGCGGCCGACCTGGTGATGATCCGGGCCGGGGCCAGCAGCCTGGCCGAGGCTGCGGCCTGGAGCCTGCCGATGGTCGTCGTCCCCGGGGCGTTTGCTCACGGCCACCAGAAGCACAATGCCACCGAGTTGGTCAGCCGCGGCGCCGCGCACATGGTGGAGGATGCCGACCTGACTGCGGGGCTGCTGGCGGACCTCGTTCTGGAGCTGGTGGGCGACCCGGCGCGACGAGCGGCGATGGCCGGCGCCGCCGGCGGCTGGGGCTCTCGCACCGCTGCCGAGAAGGTCGCCGAGCTTGCCCTCGCCGCCGCCCAGACTTGCCAAAGCCGGAACCAGCGCCTACAATAA
- the murC gene encoding UDP-N-acetylmuramate--L-alanine ligase: MELQLSDRIHFIGIGGVSMSALAHALVDMGYHVSGSDRGDGPVLAGLRQAGIEAYVGHAAEHVFDSDVVVYTTAIGADNPEIQAARALGKKVFHRSELLAWLMRGRKAVAVTGTHGKTTTSAMVGVILEHAGLDPTVFVGGLVNNWGSNYRLGRGPHIVFEACESDGSFLRYRCANQIITGIEDDHLDQHKSSAGLDEAFAAFLESADPNGFVAWYGDCPRLERLIPHTRARLIRYGEAEGADYAAREMELVGTETRYRLVRGGQPAETVRLHLPGQHNVLNSLAAIATAEALGVEFAAIAEALADFRGTGRRFELLGRCNGLAVYDDYAHHPTEVRATLEAARHFAPERVIAIFQPHLYSRTVNLLDDFAQAFDQADVVIVNDIYAAREDPMPGVDGGLVADGIRRHDPIKPVEYLPSQDEIVRRVEALARPGDLILTIGAGDIRRAGEELARRLCREA, encoded by the coding sequence ATGGAATTGCAGTTGAGCGACAGGATCCACTTCATCGGCATCGGTGGAGTGAGCATGAGCGCGCTGGCGCACGCTCTAGTGGACATGGGCTACCACGTGAGCGGCTCGGACCGCGGCGATGGGCCGGTGCTGGCGGGGCTGCGCCAGGCCGGCATCGAGGCGTACGTCGGGCATGCTGCCGAGCACGTGTTCGACAGTGATGTGGTGGTCTATACAACGGCCATCGGGGCGGACAACCCGGAGATCCAGGCCGCCCGGGCGCTGGGGAAGAAGGTCTTCCACCGCTCGGAGCTACTCGCGTGGCTCATGCGGGGCCGCAAGGCTGTGGCCGTGACCGGGACCCACGGAAAGACCACCACGAGCGCCATGGTGGGCGTGATCCTGGAGCATGCGGGCCTGGACCCGACCGTCTTCGTCGGCGGCCTGGTGAACAACTGGGGCAGCAACTACCGCCTGGGACGAGGGCCCCACATCGTCTTTGAGGCCTGTGAGAGCGACGGGAGCTTCCTGCGCTACCGCTGCGCCAACCAGATCATCACCGGCATCGAGGATGACCATCTGGACCAGCACAAGTCGTCGGCCGGCCTGGATGAGGCCTTCGCCGCCTTCCTGGAGAGCGCCGACCCGAACGGGTTCGTCGCCTGGTACGGCGATTGCCCGCGGCTGGAGCGCCTCATCCCGCACACCCGGGCGCGGCTGATCCGATACGGCGAGGCGGAGGGGGCCGACTACGCGGCCCGGGAGATGGAGCTGGTGGGGACGGAGACGCGCTACCGCCTGGTGCGCGGCGGACAGCCGGCGGAGACCGTGCGGCTGCACCTCCCCGGGCAGCACAACGTGCTCAACAGCCTGGCCGCCATCGCCACCGCCGAGGCGCTGGGCGTGGAGTTCGCCGCCATCGCCGAGGCCCTCGCCGACTTCCGCGGCACCGGCCGCCGGTTCGAGTTGCTGGGGCGTTGCAACGGCCTGGCCGTCTATGACGATTACGCCCACCACCCGACGGAGGTCCGGGCCACTCTCGAGGCCGCCCGGCACTTCGCGCCCGAGCGGGTCATCGCGATCTTCCAGCCGCATCTGTATAGCCGCACGGTCAACCTGCTCGACGACTTCGCGCAGGCCTTCGACCAGGCCGATGTGGTGATCGTCAACGACATCTACGCGGCGCGCGAGGACCCCATGCCCGGCGTGGACGGTGGGCTCGTGGCCGACGGCATCCGCCGCCATGACCCGATCAAGCCGGTAGAGTACCTGCCTTCGCAGGACGAGATCGTACGGCGAGTGGAGGCCCTGGCGCGGCCCGGCGACCTGATCCTGACCATTGGGGCCGGAGACATCCGCCGCGCGGGTGAGGAACTGGCCCGGCGGCTGTGCCGCGAGGCCTGA
- the ftsA gene encoding cell division protein FtsA: MPHDDFVVGLDIGTTKICTVVGRPTEGGGLDIIGVGLHPSAGLKRGIVVDRQLTIESVRQSVAQAERMAGVDIRAAYVGISGDHISSTNVTGRVHIGPRQEVEQEDIEKAIQSARDSVTLPSDRQIIHTVVRDFAVDGQQGVSRPLGMSGRRLDVEVHVVTGMASIITNLERCVEEAGVSVLSQVLEPLATSLAVLTEAERDLGVILVDIGGGTTDIAVFLDDAIYHTSAIPVAGNQITRDLAKLLRISMDEAENIKCRYGRALAAAVPPDDEIQITSADGEHNERVKQQLVAEVIQARLEEIFEMVWADVKRAGVGERCSGGVVISGGGSQLPDTPRLASAVMGEMSARVGKPRGLSGMVKAVSSPIHATGVGLAVQAGLDGVHLLRRHEPADLIVRVKEWVQMVVGKVWPRPTGA, encoded by the coding sequence GTGCCACACGATGACTTTGTAGTGGGTCTCGACATCGGGACCACGAAGATCTGCACGGTGGTCGGGCGTCCGACGGAGGGCGGGGGCCTGGACATCATCGGCGTGGGCTTGCACCCCTCAGCCGGGCTCAAGCGCGGCATCGTCGTGGACCGCCAACTGACGATCGAGTCGGTGCGTCAGTCGGTGGCCCAGGCCGAGCGCATGGCCGGCGTGGACATCCGGGCGGCCTATGTCGGCATCTCCGGCGACCACATCAGCTCCACCAACGTGACCGGGCGCGTACACATCGGGCCCCGGCAGGAAGTGGAGCAGGAAGACATCGAGAAGGCCATCCAGAGCGCGCGCGACAGCGTCACGCTCCCCTCGGATCGGCAGATCATCCACACCGTCGTGCGCGACTTCGCCGTGGACGGGCAGCAGGGCGTGTCCCGGCCCCTGGGCATGAGCGGCCGCCGCCTCGATGTCGAAGTGCATGTCGTCACCGGCATGGCCAGCATCATCACCAACCTCGAACGCTGTGTGGAGGAGGCAGGGGTCAGCGTCCTGTCACAGGTGCTCGAGCCGCTGGCAACCTCGCTGGCCGTGCTGACCGAGGCCGAGCGCGACCTGGGCGTGATCCTCGTGGACATCGGGGGCGGCACCACCGACATCGCCGTGTTCCTCGACGACGCGATCTACCACACCTCGGCGATCCCCGTGGCGGGAAACCAGATCACGCGCGACCTGGCCAAGCTGCTGCGCATCAGCATGGACGAAGCGGAGAACATCAAGTGCCGCTACGGGCGCGCTCTGGCCGCCGCGGTGCCGCCGGACGATGAGATCCAGATCACGAGCGCCGACGGCGAGCACAACGAGCGGGTGAAGCAGCAACTGGTCGCCGAGGTGATCCAGGCCCGGCTCGAAGAGATCTTCGAGATGGTGTGGGCCGACGTGAAGCGGGCTGGAGTGGGGGAGCGGTGCAGCGGCGGCGTGGTCATCTCGGGCGGGGGCTCGCAACTACCGGACACGCCGCGACTGGCGTCCGCGGTCATGGGCGAGATGTCGGCACGTGTGGGCAAGCCCCGGGGGCTCAGCGGCATGGTGAAGGCCGTGAGCAGTCCCATCCACGCCACTGGCGTCGGGCTGGCGGTGCAGGCCGGGTTGGATGGCGTGCACCTGCTGCGCCGCCACGAACCGGCTGACCTCATCGTGCGGGTCAAAGAGTGGGTACAGATGGTGGTAGGGAAGGTATGGCCGCGCCCGACCGGGGCATGA
- a CDS encoding choice-of-anchor E domain-containing protein: MRHHISLPMIALLALTLAGAAAADTISYTAYIDLGSSPSSGNIDVSQFDTSLGTLTAVTVNIYQAAASTFRFDNDDAAVRYAQPQMQRAWDLAETNSTVTDSDSALLTGTLQTLQAENGDGQDNPDYTAPDGFNWGQVSWGTWHNTAVGNLVWGDLSSTTNLGASDFWVYEGLGNVTYGVNMTQLFNSFATNAAFYDSSIGGGSPSNERITVEVIYTYDTDYVPEPGTMALLSLGIAGFGIWRRRRSS, from the coding sequence ATGCGTCATCACATCTCTCTGCCGATGATCGCGCTGCTGGCTCTGACGTTAGCCGGAGCTGCAGCGGCCGACACCATCAGCTACACCGCGTACATTGACCTCGGCAGCAGCCCTAGCAGCGGGAACATCGATGTGAGCCAGTTCGACACGTCGCTGGGTACGCTGACAGCGGTGACCGTGAACATCTACCAGGCGGCGGCGTCAACCTTCCGGTTCGACAATGACGACGCCGCGGTGCGCTACGCACAGCCTCAGATGCAGCGCGCTTGGGACTTGGCTGAGACCAACTCAACTGTAACGGACTCGGATTCGGCCCTGCTCACAGGTACTCTGCAGACCCTGCAAGCCGAGAACGGTGACGGGCAGGACAACCCGGACTACACAGCACCCGATGGCTTCAACTGGGGGCAGGTCAGTTGGGGCACCTGGCATAACACCGCTGTGGGCAATCTGGTCTGGGGCGACCTGAGCAGCACCACCAATCTGGGCGCCAGTGATTTCTGGGTCTACGAGGGCCTGGGCAACGTGACCTATGGCGTCAACATGACGCAACTCTTCAACAGCTTCGCCACGAACGCCGCCTTCTACGACTCGTCAATTGGCGGCGGCTCCCCCAGCAACGAGCGCATCACGGTCGAAGTGATCTACACCTACGACACCGATTACGTCCCCGAACCCGGCACCATGGCGCTGCTCTCGCTGGGCATTGCGGGCTTCGGCATCTGGCGCCGGCGCCGGTCGTCATAG
- a CDS encoding tetratricopeptide repeat protein, producing the protein MSAVRAVSMCLVALGIVLVAVAPVVAQAPVEPGQLLTLANGFFDRERWEEALANYDQFVAAAPKHEHVPFALFRAGECNYNLGKFDKSLPYYQRIVNEFARADVAADAQYRIGDVQFKAEKFSEALQAYQALLERDPKGPLAYRAAYWQGETLYRLGRYEEAIVSYDKSLQLSPDGNYAAYAGYSIALSQYKLNRYKEAAERLESLLQKYPKHELVPEITFRLGETRYAAKDYPAAIKAYEQVLAAPAAAKLAPLARSGVAWSYWHQEKYEEALAAFTELQKSNNAATAAEAALRAADCLYLLQRFDEAARAYAALVAKKNDASAGALFWQAMSLERKPDKAAALKAFAQLVKDYPQHERLAEAYLHLGALQVEAGQLQAAEASYKAAEARAQDPDAKLQARYGAAWAAYQRTQADSDLKAIEALAEQQPKSDLGAQVAYQTGKLRYSRTDYSRAIQMLSLLVQNHPDDLHLPDALYLLGASYDRASKPDKAEEFYQRVLDQYGQSEQAPGAAGGLVALYARTGKADAARALLDRMAKQWADSPAVPLARYALAEALFGTQQYGPAAELYQAVLATKTPELAPYAQYSLGACKFALGDYQAAAEAFRANLAQYPKADTAVLAKYQLALSLGKLKQPQEQTRLLEELLAADPAGKMADRILIELGWAYLEQKQTAQALASFGKLVSQAPTSPHAAEAVFRIGEIRYEQGNCPAAQAAYEQVLTKYPQSDLADEAEYKLAWALLKQEKPQEALPHYQKAAASASDPAVAADARYQGAVLLTRDGKSDEAVKLLEPVRESAPAALAPRVLLLLGQSYLALKDSAKAAPLFQAVLTRYKDDPLAARAWLGLGRCQKADRKYDEAATTFTRATALKDTQAAMEAQFELAETRRLQGDFRTAATEYLKVAILYTDAEWAARAQYAAGVCYEQAKAIEDAVKAYRVVVEKYKDQQEWSKKAEERLRALE; encoded by the coding sequence ATGTCTGCCGTCAGAGCCGTTTCAATGTGCCTCGTTGCTTTGGGCATCGTCCTGGTCGCCGTCGCCCCTGTGGTGGCGCAAGCACCCGTTGAGCCCGGTCAGCTTCTGACGCTGGCGAATGGCTTCTTCGATCGCGAGCGCTGGGAGGAGGCGCTGGCCAACTACGACCAGTTCGTCGCCGCTGCCCCCAAGCACGAGCACGTGCCCTTTGCCCTGTTCCGCGCCGGCGAGTGCAACTACAACCTGGGCAAGTTCGACAAGTCCCTGCCCTACTACCAGCGCATCGTCAACGAGTTCGCCCGGGCAGACGTGGCCGCGGACGCGCAGTACCGCATCGGTGACGTGCAGTTCAAGGCGGAGAAGTTCAGCGAGGCCCTCCAGGCCTACCAGGCCCTGCTGGAGCGCGATCCGAAGGGCCCGCTGGCCTACCGCGCCGCCTACTGGCAGGGAGAGACACTCTACCGCCTTGGACGCTACGAAGAGGCCATCGTCTCCTACGACAAGAGCCTGCAGCTCAGTCCGGACGGCAACTACGCGGCCTACGCGGGCTACTCCATCGCCCTGTCACAGTACAAGCTGAATCGCTACAAGGAAGCCGCGGAGCGTCTGGAGAGCCTGCTGCAGAAATACCCCAAGCACGAGTTGGTGCCGGAGATCACGTTCCGGCTGGGCGAGACCCGCTATGCCGCCAAGGACTACCCGGCAGCCATCAAAGCCTACGAGCAGGTGCTGGCCGCCCCGGCGGCCGCCAAGCTTGCTCCGCTGGCGCGTTCGGGGGTCGCGTGGTCGTACTGGCACCAGGAGAAGTATGAGGAGGCGCTGGCCGCCTTCACCGAGCTGCAGAAGAGCAACAACGCCGCCACGGCCGCCGAGGCTGCTCTGCGTGCCGCCGACTGTCTCTACCTGTTGCAGCGCTTCGACGAGGCCGCCAGGGCCTATGCCGCGCTGGTCGCCAAGAAGAACGACGCCTCCGCCGGGGCCCTGTTCTGGCAGGCCATGTCGCTGGAGCGCAAGCCGGACAAGGCGGCGGCGCTCAAGGCCTTCGCCCAGCTCGTCAAGGACTATCCCCAGCATGAGCGTCTGGCGGAAGCCTACCTGCACCTGGGCGCGCTGCAGGTCGAGGCCGGGCAGCTTCAGGCCGCCGAGGCCTCCTACAAGGCCGCGGAGGCCCGGGCGCAGGACCCGGACGCCAAGCTGCAGGCCCGCTACGGCGCGGCCTGGGCCGCCTACCAGCGCACGCAGGCCGACAGCGACCTCAAGGCCATTGAGGCCCTCGCCGAGCAGCAGCCCAAGTCCGACCTGGGGGCCCAGGTCGCCTACCAGACGGGCAAACTGCGCTATTCCCGCACGGACTATTCCCGCGCCATCCAGATGCTCAGCCTGCTCGTGCAGAACCATCCTGACGACCTGCATCTCCCCGATGCGCTCTACCTGCTGGGGGCGTCCTACGACAGGGCCAGCAAGCCCGACAAGGCCGAGGAGTTCTACCAGAGGGTGCTCGACCAGTACGGCCAGAGCGAGCAGGCTCCCGGCGCGGCCGGCGGGCTGGTGGCGCTCTATGCGCGCACGGGGAAGGCCGACGCGGCCCGGGCCCTGCTGGACCGCATGGCCAAGCAGTGGGCAGACAGCCCGGCAGTGCCGCTGGCTCGCTACGCCCTGGCTGAGGCCCTCTTCGGGACCCAGCAGTACGGCCCCGCCGCTGAGCTGTACCAGGCGGTACTGGCGACCAAGACGCCCGAGCTGGCGCCGTATGCCCAGTACAGCCTCGGGGCCTGCAAGTTCGCCCTTGGCGACTACCAGGCGGCCGCTGAGGCCTTCCGGGCGAACCTGGCCCAGTACCCGAAAGCCGATACGGCCGTACTGGCCAAGTACCAACTCGCTCTTTCCCTGGGTAAGCTGAAGCAGCCGCAGGAGCAGACCAGGCTGCTCGAAGAGCTGCTGGCCGCAGACCCGGCGGGCAAGATGGCTGACCGCATTCTCATCGAGCTGGGCTGGGCGTACCTGGAGCAGAAGCAGACCGCCCAGGCGCTGGCGAGCTTCGGGAAGCTGGTATCCCAGGCGCCCACCAGTCCACATGCCGCCGAGGCTGTCTTCCGCATCGGGGAGATCCGCTACGAGCAGGGCAACTGCCCTGCCGCCCAGGCCGCCTATGAGCAGGTGCTGACGAAGTACCCGCAAAGCGACCTGGCCGACGAGGCGGAGTACAAGCTGGCCTGGGCCCTGCTCAAGCAGGAGAAGCCGCAGGAGGCCCTGCCGCACTACCAGAAGGCCGCGGCATCTGCCAGCGATCCGGCGGTGGCAGCCGATGCGCGGTACCAGGGGGCCGTGCTCCTGACGCGGGACGGCAAGTCCGACGAGGCGGTGAAGCTGCTGGAGCCGGTGCGGGAGAGCGCTCCCGCCGCCCTGGCCCCGCGCGTGCTGTTGCTGCTGGGACAGTCCTATCTGGCGCTGAAGGACTCAGCCAAGGCCGCGCCGCTGTTCCAGGCCGTGCTCACCCGCTACAAGGATGATCCGTTGGCTGCCCGGGCCTGGCTGGGCCTGGGACGCTGCCAGAAGGCCGACAGGAAGTACGACGAGGCCGCGACTACGTTCACCAGGGCCACCGCGCTGAAGGACACGCAGGCGGCCATGGAGGCGCAGTTCGAACTGGCCGAGACACGCCGCCTGCAGGGCGACTTCCGTACCGCGGCCACCGAGTACCTGAAGGTCGCGATCCTGTACACGGATGCGGAGTGGGCCGCCCGGGCGCAGTACGCCGCGGGCGTGTGCTATGAGCAGGCCAAGGCGATCGAGGATGCTGTCAAGGCCTACCGGGTCGTGGTGGAGAAGTACAAGGACCAGCAGGAGTGGTCGAAGAAGGCCGAGGAGAGGCTGCGGGCGCTGGAGTAG
- a CDS encoding transglutaminase-like domain-containing protein yields the protein MMALERRADRIAAWFGLPHRPYDPVAAVAHEGEGTWARLTVATWVMMAAALTATAVVTRDAVLTIIMGVLLVVALRVSTRLHFRRTSRLVVNWLTFSAAFLTGPFFLARYWPLRYGLVAGDNFEGMGFLILCFMWITAFRAFALRTVRDLVETILPCGSIILLALVVRPTPIVLGCMALTIMSILALLAAEHRIESRREYHPLSRIVHSRTSRRAGAFYSWPALYALVLIVAVLVAWVAARSELSGTWADVVRFTLARQIARWMQPRENALTPDPSLLLARLDSWSNSERVLFQVSTKTPGNYRLAVYHTYTGVWWQQGRQRTHLATRSGERWTLPLANTGASRQRATRMVQIYTVHKALVGTLPSLFCPASVEVRQRRVRYDRDRIIRIPHLLRPGDTYAVVSYLQPIVPTPRPDVAMADELLQADLQLPDSLPRRVRDLAREWTRDATTPYEQVHAIEQELMWNYAYRLSAPSGYPQDFVDYFLFDSRRGFCVHFASAMVVLCRALGLPARMVGGFLPGEEDRDTPDLYTVREKDAHAWPEVYFPGAGWTAFDPTPPEDVGESGLAKAWKQIVTGARTGGSALYGLLRREGPLVITLLLLAACALALARWHVHQRHLRGWRGQEPLARVVRSYLRLRRLLVALGAPDDPALAPREVLAALPESLGHMRQEATALTENYLRARFGRRAPDPAAALAAEGLVATLRRAARQKPPRSDRS from the coding sequence ATGATGGCCCTCGAACGCCGCGCGGACCGCATCGCCGCCTGGTTCGGCCTGCCACACCGGCCCTACGACCCGGTCGCCGCCGTGGCGCACGAGGGCGAAGGCACCTGGGCCCGCCTGACAGTCGCCACCTGGGTCATGATGGCCGCGGCCTTGACGGCCACGGCCGTGGTGACGCGGGACGCTGTGCTGACCATCATCATGGGCGTCCTGTTGGTGGTCGCCCTGCGCGTGTCAACCCGCCTCCACTTCCGCCGCACGTCCCGCCTGGTCGTCAACTGGCTGACCTTCTCTGCGGCCTTCCTGACCGGCCCGTTCTTCCTGGCGCGGTACTGGCCGCTGCGCTATGGTCTCGTCGCCGGCGATAACTTCGAGGGCATGGGGTTCCTGATCCTGTGCTTCATGTGGATCACGGCCTTCCGCGCCTTCGCGCTGCGCACCGTGCGGGACCTGGTGGAGACGATCCTGCCGTGCGGTTCCATCATCCTCCTCGCGCTGGTGGTTCGTCCCACCCCCATCGTGCTGGGGTGCATGGCCTTGACGATCATGAGCATTCTGGCGCTCCTGGCCGCCGAGCACCGGATCGAGTCCCGGCGGGAGTACCACCCGCTCAGCCGCATCGTCCACAGCCGCACCAGTCGGCGCGCCGGGGCCTTCTACTCGTGGCCGGCCCTCTACGCCCTCGTCCTCATTGTGGCCGTTCTGGTCGCCTGGGTGGCCGCCCGCTCCGAACTGTCCGGGACATGGGCGGACGTCGTGCGCTTCACCTTGGCGCGGCAGATCGCCCGCTGGATGCAGCCGCGCGAGAACGCGCTGACGCCGGACCCCTCGCTCCTGCTGGCGCGCCTGGACAGTTGGTCCAACTCCGAGCGCGTCCTCTTCCAGGTCTCGACCAAGACCCCGGGCAACTACCGCCTCGCCGTCTATCACACCTATACCGGGGTCTGGTGGCAGCAGGGCCGGCAGCGCACGCACCTGGCGACGCGGTCGGGTGAGCGGTGGACGCTCCCCCTAGCGAACACGGGTGCCTCACGTCAGCGCGCTACCCGCATGGTGCAGATCTACACGGTGCACAAGGCGCTCGTGGGGACGCTCCCCTCGCTCTTCTGCCCGGCCAGCGTCGAGGTCCGGCAGCGCCGCGTGCGCTATGACCGCGACCGGATCATCCGCATCCCGCACCTGCTGCGCCCGGGAGACACCTACGCTGTCGTCTCCTATCTGCAGCCCATTGTCCCCACACCCCGGCCGGATGTCGCCATGGCGGACGAGCTGCTCCAGGCCGATCTGCAACTGCCCGACAGTCTGCCCCGGCGGGTGCGTGACCTGGCCCGGGAGTGGACCCGCGATGCGACCACCCCCTACGAGCAGGTCCACGCCATCGAGCAGGAGCTGATGTGGAACTACGCGTACCGCCTGTCGGCCCCCAGCGGCTACCCGCAGGACTTCGTGGACTACTTTCTGTTCGACAGCCGCCGCGGCTTCTGCGTCCACTTCGCCAGCGCCATGGTCGTCCTGTGCCGGGCTCTCGGGCTCCCGGCCCGCATGGTGGGCGGCTTCCTGCCGGGTGAAGAGGACCGTGACACGCCCGACCTGTACACGGTCCGCGAGAAGGACGCCCACGCGTGGCCGGAGGTGTACTTCCCCGGCGCCGGCTGGACCGCGTTCGACCCCACACCCCCTGAGGATGTCGGCGAGAGCGGCCTGGCCAAGGCCTGGAAGCAGATCGTGACCGGGGCGCGGACGGGGGGCTCCGCGCTGTACGGCCTGCTCCGCCGCGAGGGCCCCCTCGTCATTACGCTGCTCCTGCTGGCGGCCTGTGCGCTGGCCCTGGCGCGGTGGCATGTCCACCAGCGGCACCTGCGGGGCTGGCGCGGTCAGGAACCCCTCGCCCGTGTTGTGCGGTCATATCTGCGTCTGCGCCGCCTGCTGGTGGCCCTCGGCGCCCCCGACGACCCGGCCCTGGCCCCGCGCGAGGTGTTGGCGGCCTTGCCCGAGTCGCTCGGGCACATGCGGCAGGAAGCCACAGCCCTGACGGAGAATTACCTGCGGGCGCGCTTCGGGCGGCGCGCGCCCGATCCGGCCGCGGCGCTGGCGGCCGAGGGGCTGGTGGCGACACTGCGCCGGGCCGCTCGACAGAAGCCGCCACGAAGTGACCGTTCATGA
- a CDS encoding DUF58 domain-containing protein, with the protein MSRNLRLFAGAAIIFYLIAAMNDAAAVYVLSGICLAVIAGCYWLSRLAVAGLELEMRLPRAEVQAGVKVPVQIILRNIGIISRPQVIIQVPLHNRTIPGLTDTVDVLLPASTPGAVAEATIEIVLPARGRWEIGPAVLVGTDPLGMFHRPGPQSSPQLLLALPQVFDIPWMWRRELLSPAARLMAGARTRHGGEFWGIRQHEPGDDLRHVHWKVTAHRGDLVVKEYARGRELSASLWLDLSGVGVVGSGLHSSLEMSLSMAASIIPALLRMDQAVALVGQGLPPSLASPGRGEATAGRALRALAEVQAQNGRPFSALVAEQAREARPGLTGIVITSGIEPGLESALLAAAARGLALRCLLLAPGASLTPEQRARQEHLAARLRHVGVAVAVGANPGELSHVLSELADRQGLERAMAT; encoded by the coding sequence ATGTCCCGCAACCTGCGTCTCTTTGCCGGCGCCGCCATCATCTTCTACCTCATCGCCGCGATGAACGACGCGGCGGCCGTCTACGTGCTCTCGGGCATCTGCCTGGCGGTCATTGCCGGCTGCTACTGGCTGTCACGCCTGGCGGTGGCGGGGCTGGAGTTGGAGATGCGCCTGCCACGAGCCGAAGTGCAGGCTGGCGTCAAGGTCCCGGTGCAGATCATCCTGCGCAACATCGGGATTATCTCCCGGCCCCAGGTCATCATCCAGGTCCCGCTGCACAACCGCACCATCCCCGGCCTGACCGACACCGTTGACGTCCTGCTGCCGGCTTCCACACCCGGCGCGGTGGCGGAGGCGACCATCGAGATCGTCCTGCCGGCGCGGGGGCGGTGGGAGATCGGGCCGGCGGTGCTGGTGGGGACGGACCCTTTGGGCATGTTCCACCGCCCCGGCCCACAGTCCAGCCCCCAGTTGCTGCTGGCCCTGCCCCAGGTCTTCGACATCCCCTGGATGTGGCGACGGGAGCTACTCTCGCCGGCGGCGCGCCTGATGGCCGGGGCGCGCACGCGCCACGGGGGCGAGTTCTGGGGCATCCGCCAGCATGAGCCCGGCGACGACCTGCGCCACGTGCATTGGAAAGTGACCGCCCACCGGGGCGACCTGGTCGTCAAGGAGTATGCGCGCGGCCGGGAGCTGTCCGCCTCGCTGTGGCTCGACCTGAGCGGGGTCGGCGTGGTCGGCTCCGGGCTGCACTCCAGCCTGGAGATGTCGCTGTCCATGGCCGCCTCGATCATCCCCGCGCTCTTGCGCATGGACCAGGCAGTGGCACTGGTGGGGCAGGGCCTGCCGCCCTCACTGGCCTCCCCGGGCCGGGGCGAGGCGACTGCAGGACGGGCCCTGCGGGCGTTGGCCGAAGTCCAGGCCCAGAACGGCCGCCCCTTCTCCGCCCTGGTCGCCGAGCAAGCCCGCGAAGCCCGTCCGGGGCTGACCGGCATCGTCATTACCTCGGGCATCGAGCCGGGCCTGGAGTCGGCGCTGCTGGCGGCCGCGGCCCGGGGCCTGGCCCTGCGCTGTCTGCTGCTGGCGCCGGGAGCGTCCCTGACGCCCGAGCAACGGGCCCGCCAGGAGCATCTGGCCGCCCGCCTGCGGCATGTCGGCGTGGCCGTGGCCGTCGGCGCCAACCCCGGCGAGCTGTCGCACGTCCTGAGCGAGCTGGCGGATCGCCAGGGCCTGGAGAGGGCGATGGCGACATGA